One Methanobacteriales archaeon HGW-Methanobacteriales-1 DNA window includes the following coding sequences:
- the psmA gene encoding proteasome endopeptidase complex, archaeal, alpha subunit codes for MQPLQSAGYDRAITVFSPDGRLFQVEYAREAVKRGTTSLGVKSSEGIVLVVDKRPTSKLVEPKSIEKIFQIDQHIGAATSGLVADARAIIEKARIEAQVNRITYNEPIRVETLSKKICDMKQMYTQHGGVRPFGSALIIGGVNGKGCRLFETDPSGALIEYKATAIGAGRQVAMEEFEKKYEEDMTLTDAIELALDAVYEATEGKTTPESVEIAVIDVKDKKYRKLSEEEIKDHVEELLIRKEKEEEE; via the coding sequence ATGCAACCACTTCAAAGTGCAGGTTATGATAGGGCCATTACTGTATTTAGTCCAGATGGAAGACTATTTCAGGTTGAGTATGCAAGAGAGGCCGTAAAACGAGGCACAACTTCATTAGGTGTCAAATCAAGCGAAGGAATAGTGCTTGTTGTGGATAAAAGACCCACAAGCAAACTGGTCGAACCTAAATCAATTGAAAAGATATTCCAAATCGACCAACACATTGGTGCTGCTACATCAGGATTGGTGGCAGATGCTAGAGCTATTATTGAAAAAGCTAGAATAGAGGCTCAGGTTAACAGAATAACCTATAATGAACCTATTCGTGTCGAAACACTGTCTAAAAAGATTTGTGACATGAAACAGATGTACACTCAGCATGGTGGGGTGCGTCCTTTTGGATCCGCTTTAATAATAGGTGGAGTTAATGGCAAAGGATGCAGATTATTTGAAACTGACCCTAGTGGTGCATTAATAGAGTACAAAGCAACAGCTATAGGTGCTGGAAGACAAGTGGCCATGGAAGAGTTTGAAAAGAAATATGAAGAAGACATGACTCTTACAGATGCAATTGAACTTGCTCTAGATGCTGTTTACGAAGCCACTGAAGGAAAAACAACTCCTGAAAGTGTTGAAATAGCTGTTATTGATGTTAAAGACAAAAAATACAGGAAATTATCTGAAGAAGAAATTAAAGATCATGTAGAAGAACTTCTCATCAGAAAAGAGAAGGAGGAAGAGGAGTAA
- a CDS encoding ribonuclease P — MKLKILPPTLRGSKRYIAFELICQKSITRDELVNLIWNSCLELYGESETSRFRLWLMRKWDCGQKGNDFIIKGILHCNRGDEEKVRASLSLVTNFRGNKVVFHTLGLSGTIHSATQKFIKSRP, encoded by the coding sequence ATGAAACTTAAAATATTACCTCCTACACTTAGAGGTTCAAAAAGGTATATTGCATTTGAATTGATTTGCCAAAAATCTATAACTAGGGATGAATTAGTCAATTTAATCTGGAATTCGTGTCTGGAACTCTATGGTGAATCTGAAACAAGTAGATTCAGGCTATGGCTCATGAGAAAATGGGACTGTGGTCAAAAAGGTAATGATTTTATTATAAAAGGTATATTGCATTGTAATAGGGGAGATGAAGAAAAAGTTAGGGCTTCTCTTTCATTAGTAACAAATTTCCGTGGAAATAAAGTAGTTTTCCACACTCTGGGTTTATCTGGAACCATTCATTCAGCAACACAAAAGTTTATTAAATCCAGACCCTAA
- a CDS encoding ribonuclease P, translating to MKFYKGQTSGNYLIKLKFYDFHLQGRNYNSDKKLILEAKRLGYSGVSLLYSKDDYNQSKEYLIEIENEINSGPTKDSNSVSNLDSISDSEETFKIFPGIKIFPKNSEDLKRQIRSSRKKTNILMAVGGDLKINRAACENIQLDILSRPYYKRRDCGINHVLAKEAAKNDVAIELNICDILRSRSPIRSKIMAHFQEIVKLQKKFKFPLIIGSGAVSIYDLRRPKDLNALSHCFGLSKNEVNLAISNHPKNIVDFNNQRKDLIIVGAKKIANLPDN from the coding sequence ATTAAATTTTACAAGGGACAAACGTCCGGGAATTATCTGATTAAATTGAAATTTTACGATTTTCACCTACAGGGAAGAAATTATAACTCTGATAAGAAATTAATTTTGGAAGCAAAAAGATTGGGATACTCTGGTGTCTCTTTACTATATTCTAAAGATGATTATAATCAATCAAAGGAATATTTGATAGAAATTGAAAATGAGATTAATTCCGGACCAACTAAGGATTCTAATTCTGTTTCTAATCTAGATTCTATTTCAGATTCTGAGGAAACTTTTAAGATTTTTCCAGGAATTAAGATTTTTCCAAAAAATTCGGAAGATCTAAAAAGGCAGATTAGAAGTTCTAGAAAAAAAACTAATATTTTAATGGCTGTTGGTGGTGATTTAAAGATAAATCGTGCTGCATGTGAAAATATTCAGCTCGATATTCTATCAAGACCATATTATAAACGTAGGGATTGTGGAATTAATCACGTTCTTGCTAAAGAGGCTGCTAAAAATGATGTAGCCATTGAATTAAATATTTGCGACATATTACGGTCCAGATCACCTATTAGATCTAAAATAATGGCACATTTTCAGGAAATTGTTAAATTACAAAAGAAATTTAAATTTCCCCTAATTATTGGTAGTGGAGCGGTTTCTATTTATGATTTAAGAAGACCTAAAGATTTAAATGCACTCAGTCACTGTTTTGGATTGAGTAAAAATGAAGTGAATTTGGCCATTTCTAACCATCCAAAAAATATAGTTGATTTCAATAATCAGAGAAAGGACCTTATTATTGTGGGGGCCAAGAAAATTGCTAATTTACCAGACAATTAA
- a CDS encoding transcriptional regulator gives MQEKSKEIGSRVMELRELSDITIDEMAQDLEIPAETYQKYESGDEEIPASALYEIANKLKVDLGLLLTGEETRMHIFTVTRKGKGAAVERQKQYKYENLAEKFIHKKAEPFIVTVEPSGKEPSKNTHPGQEFNYVLEGSMKLYIHHHEIILNEGDSIFFDSTYEHAMEALNGKNAKFMAIVM, from the coding sequence ATGCAAGAAAAAAGCAAAGAGATTGGTTCCCGAGTAATGGAGCTTAGAGAATTATCAGATATCACTATTGATGAGATGGCTCAAGATCTAGAAATACCTGCAGAAACTTATCAAAAATATGAATCCGGAGATGAAGAAATCCCGGCCAGCGCCCTATATGAAATTGCAAACAAATTAAAAGTAGATTTAGGGCTTTTACTTACTGGAGAAGAAACCAGGATGCATATTTTCACAGTTACTCGTAAAGGGAAAGGTGCTGCAGTTGAAAGACAAAAACAGTACAAGTACGAAAATCTGGCTGAAAAATTCATTCATAAAAAAGCAGAGCCATTCATAGTTACAGTAGAACCCAGTGGTAAAGAACCATCCAAAAATACTCATCCCGGGCAAGAATTCAATTATGTTCTGGAAGGAAGCATGAAACTTTACATTCACCATCATGAAATAATTCTCAATGAAGGAGATTCCATATTCTTTGATTCCACCTACGAACATGCTATGGAAGCTTTGAATGGAAAAAATGCCAAGTTTATGGCCATAGTAATGTAA
- a CDS encoding exosome complex exonuclease Rrp41, translating into MIIIITEDTNLGAKSREDGRAFDELRPLKIEAGVLERADGSAYLEFGGNKILVAVYGPKESHIRRFQRPDRAYIRCRYNMAPFSVDDRKRPGPDRRSVEISKVTAEALQPSILLEKYPRALIDIFIEVLEAEGGTRCAGITAASVALADAGIPMKDMVVACASGKVNDQIVLDLSEVEDKEGQADVPVAIMPRSGEITLLQSDGSLNAGEFEKAIDLAVEGCQSISKVQQDALKKRYGE; encoded by the coding sequence GTGATTATTATCATCACAGAAGATACTAATTTAGGGGCAAAATCAAGGGAAGATGGAAGAGCTTTTGATGAACTACGTCCCTTGAAAATTGAAGCAGGCGTTTTAGAAAGAGCTGATGGATCAGCATATTTAGAATTTGGTGGAAATAAAATACTGGTGGCTGTTTATGGTCCAAAAGAATCGCATATTCGTAGATTCCAACGTCCAGATAGGGCCTATATCCGTTGTAGATATAACATGGCTCCATTTTCAGTAGATGATAGGAAAAGACCAGGCCCTGATAGAAGATCAGTGGAAATTTCCAAAGTAACTGCCGAGGCTCTCCAACCATCCATACTTCTTGAAAAATATCCAAGAGCTTTAATTGATATTTTCATTGAAGTATTAGAAGCAGAAGGTGGAACCCGGTGTGCAGGGATTACTGCTGCATCTGTGGCACTAGCAGATGCAGGTATTCCAATGAAAGACATGGTTGTGGCCTGTGCGTCTGGTAAAGTCAACGACCAAATTGTTCTTGATCTTTCAGAAGTTGAAGATAAAGAAGGTCAAGCTGATGTACCGGTAGCTATCATGCCGCGCAGTGGTGAAATTACTCTTTTACAGAGTGATGGTAGTTTAAATGCTGGAGAATTCGAAAAAGCAATAGATCTTGCAGTAGAAGGATGCCAATCCATTAGTAAAGTTCAGCAAGATGCCTTAAAGAAAAGGTATGGTGAGTAA
- a CDS encoding acetyl-CoA synthetase has translation MSSLLKNFVNQIDFDSYQDFRDNFKILTPENFNFAYDVVDRYAKEHPEKTALVWCDDNGQEKIFTFADLKKYSDKAANFFKKCGIKKGDTVMLTLKSRYEFWFSILALHKIGAITIPATHMLKAKDIVYRIEKANIKMVVCIGENGVPQSFDEAEENLTSIKLVKAIVGDEDREGWLNFKKEIENSSEEFERPQGEENTRNEDIGLVYFSSGTTGLPKMVQHDFTYPLGHIITAKYWQNVCEDGLHYTVADTGWAKAMWGQIYGQWISGSAVFVYDYERFDAGNMLEKAAKYKVTTYCAPPTIYRFLIKEDLSKFDLSSIKYVVTAGEPLNPEVFNKFYELTGLKLMEGFGQTECVVCLANFPWMEPRPGSMGKPSPGYDLELLDKEGNLVDIGEEGELVMNTSQGKPIGLFGGYYLNPEKTSEVWYGDHYHTGDTAWMDEDDYFWFIGRTDDMIKSSGYRIGPFEVESAVISHPSVLECAITGYPDSVRGQVVKATVVLTKGYEASEELKKEIQNHVKSVTAPYKYPRIVEFVEELPKTISGKIRRVEIRSEDQK, from the coding sequence ATGTCTTCATTACTAAAAAACTTTGTAAATCAAATTGATTTCGACTCTTATCAAGATTTTAGAGATAATTTCAAAATTTTAACACCAGAAAACTTCAACTTTGCTTATGATGTGGTGGATCGATATGCTAAAGAACATCCAGAAAAAACCGCACTAGTATGGTGTGATGATAATGGTCAAGAGAAAATATTCACCTTCGCTGATTTAAAAAAATACAGTGATAAAGCAGCTAATTTCTTTAAAAAGTGTGGAATAAAGAAAGGCGACACCGTAATGTTAACTTTAAAAAGCCGTTACGAATTCTGGTTTTCCATACTGGCACTTCACAAGATTGGAGCCATTACTATACCTGCCACCCACATGCTAAAGGCCAAAGACATTGTATATAGAATTGAAAAGGCCAATATAAAAATGGTGGTCTGTATAGGTGAAAATGGAGTGCCTCAAAGCTTTGATGAAGCAGAAGAAAATTTAACCAGTATCAAACTAGTTAAGGCCATTGTAGGGGACGAAGATAGAGAAGGCTGGCTCAATTTCAAGAAAGAAATAGAAAACTCCTCAGAAGAATTTGAAAGACCTCAAGGAGAAGAAAATACCAGGAATGAAGACATTGGATTAGTTTACTTCTCATCAGGAACAACCGGCCTTCCTAAAATGGTGCAACACGATTTTACCTATCCTTTAGGACATATAATAACAGCCAAATACTGGCAGAACGTGTGTGAAGATGGATTACACTACACCGTAGCTGATACTGGTTGGGCCAAGGCTATGTGGGGTCAGATTTACGGCCAATGGATATCTGGGAGTGCAGTATTTGTGTACGATTATGAAAGATTTGATGCTGGAAACATGTTAGAGAAAGCTGCAAAGTATAAAGTGACAACTTATTGTGCCCCTCCAACAATTTACCGATTTTTAATCAAGGAAGACTTGTCAAAATTCGATTTATCTTCTATAAAATATGTGGTAACCGCTGGAGAACCATTAAATCCAGAAGTATTCAATAAATTCTATGAATTAACTGGTTTAAAACTTATGGAAGGTTTTGGGCAGACCGAATGTGTAGTTTGTCTGGCTAATTTCCCCTGGATGGAACCGCGCCCGGGATCAATGGGAAAACCATCTCCAGGATATGATCTTGAGCTTTTAGATAAAGAAGGAAATTTAGTAGATATTGGTGAAGAAGGAGAGCTGGTAATGAATACCAGCCAGGGAAAACCAATTGGTCTTTTTGGAGGTTATTATCTAAACCCTGAAAAAACTAGCGAAGTCTGGTATGGGGACCACTACCATACTGGAGATACTGCCTGGATGGACGAAGATGACTATTTCTGGTTCATTGGTCGAACAGATGACATGATAAAAAGTTCAGGGTATAGAATTGGGCCTTTTGAAGTAGAAAGTGCAGTTATATCTCACCCATCAGTCCTGGAATGTGCAATAACCGGATATCCTGATTCGGTGCGTGGCCAAGTAGTAAAAGCTACCGTGGTACTTACCAAAGGTTATGAAGCATCTGAAGAACTAAAAAAAGAAATTCAAAATCATGTTAAAAGTGTGACTGCCCCCTACAAATACCCCCGAATTGTGGAATTTGTAGAAGAACTACCTAAAACCATAAGCGGCAAAATTAGAAGGGTTGAAATTAGAAGTGAAGATCAAAAGTAA
- the afpA gene encoding archaeoflavoprotein AfpA has translation MTGAKKRIAWGITGAGEKLPETYAIMRDIKKRYQDEVEIRVFISKSGDQVVKYYGIYRDLETSFDNVWVEINANSPFLAGQIQLGKFDFMLISPATSNTVAKISLRIADTLLTNAAIMGQKAGVPLYIMPSDFKEGTVITKLPNGKDLKLTITKEDVEHVEKLANMNNTHVFEHPEYIYDIFEKLVESDK, from the coding sequence ATGACTGGTGCTAAAAAAAGAATTGCTTGGGGAATTACAGGAGCTGGAGAGAAACTTCCAGAGACTTATGCTATAATGAGAGACATTAAAAAAAGATATCAGGACGAAGTAGAAATTAGAGTATTTATTTCTAAATCCGGGGATCAAGTAGTTAAATATTATGGAATATACCGTGATTTAGAAACCAGCTTTGATAATGTATGGGTAGAAATAAATGCAAATTCCCCATTCCTGGCCGGACAAATACAATTAGGTAAATTTGACTTCATGCTAATTTCTCCCGCAACATCCAATACTGTGGCCAAAATATCCCTTAGAATAGCAGACACTCTGTTGACTAATGCCGCAATTATGGGGCAGAAAGCTGGTGTTCCACTTTATATCATGCCTTCAGATTTTAAAGAAGGGACCGTAATAACTAAGCTTCCAAATGGGAAAGATTTAAAACTTACTATAACTAAAGAAGATGTGGAACATGTGGAAAAATTGGCCAATATGAACAATACCCATGTATTTGAACATCCAGAATATATCTATGACATATTTGAAAAATTAGTTGAATCTGATAAATAA
- a CDS encoding ribosome assembly factor SBDS: protein MVNLEDAVIARLESHGERFEIFVDPDLSAEYKKGSNESGIEIETVLAVEEIFKDAKKGDKASEEGMLKVFQSTDPLEVAELIIQKGQIQLTAQQRREMLEDKHKQIVAKIAREAINPQTGFPHPPKRIEKAMEEAKVHIDPFKTVDEQINIVLKAIRIKIPIRFEKVKMAVMMPGEFAGGAYTAISKFGKIYKEEWQQDGSWIAVVEIPGGLQDSFHQKMSELTGGNVDTKVIK from the coding sequence ATGGTTAATCTTGAAGATGCAGTTATTGCCCGTTTGGAATCCCATGGGGAACGATTCGAGATTTTTGTGGATCCTGATCTTTCTGCAGAATATAAGAAAGGATCTAATGAATCTGGGATAGAAATAGAAACAGTTCTTGCAGTGGAAGAAATTTTTAAAGATGCTAAAAAGGGTGATAAAGCGTCTGAGGAAGGTATGCTTAAAGTATTTCAGAGCACGGATCCCTTGGAAGTTGCAGAGTTAATTATTCAGAAGGGACAAATCCAGCTCACTGCCCAACAGCGCAGGGAAATGCTAGAGGATAAGCACAAACAAATCGTTGCTAAAATAGCTAGGGAGGCTATTAATCCTCAAACAGGCTTTCCTCATCCACCAAAGAGAATTGAAAAGGCCATGGAAGAAGCAAAAGTTCATATTGATCCATTTAAAACTGTTGATGAGCAGATAAATATTGTTCTGAAAGCTATTCGGATTAAAATTCCAATTAGATTTGAAAAGGTGAAAATGGCAGTTATGATGCCTGGTGAATTTGCCGGTGGTGCATATACTGCCATATCTAAATTTGGAAAAATATACAAAGAGGAATGGCAGCAAGATGGATCATGGATAGCGGTGGTTGAAATACCTGGAGGCCTGCAAGATAGTTTCCATCAAAAAATGAGTGAACTCACAGGCGGGAATGTGGATACCAAAGTTATTAAATAA
- a CDS encoding exosome protein, translating to MIHNISYRVFIQGTERPEKVEESLKTIFPMAEPEIEHTEGYYLNPVTILSQKITKKREIKEFIQKLREMNKDDIIKISHDFEKKMDDNGNFFLRFDKQEALKGNWKVVEHGDSIHVRIKIAAYPAKKDVAIRIAHQIFETA from the coding sequence ATGATCCACAATATTTCATATAGAGTTTTTATCCAAGGTACTGAAAGGCCAGAAAAGGTTGAAGAGTCATTAAAGACTATATTTCCCATGGCTGAGCCTGAAATAGAACATACAGAAGGTTATTATCTTAATCCAGTTACAATTTTAAGTCAAAAAATAACTAAAAAACGGGAAATCAAAGAATTTATTCAAAAACTTCGAGAAATGAATAAAGATGATATTATAAAAATATCCCATGATTTTGAAAAAAAAATGGATGATAATGGAAATTTCTTTCTTAGATTTGATAAGCAGGAAGCTTTAAAAGGGAATTGGAAAGTGGTAGAGCATGGTGATTCTATACATGTTCGAATAAAAATTGCAGCATATCCTGCTAAAAAAGATGTGGCCATTAGAATAGCTCACCAAATATTCGAAACAGCTTAA
- a CDS encoding ABC transporter permease, with product MSFFSLILKNPFRNKTRSALAIVGIAIGIATIVALGIITDGLKTSTEETLKAGGSDFSVVESNVSDMFLSKIDESYINKIKSVNGVEDAVGVLTAIQPIGGNPYFVLIGIDPNKLDISNIKITKGKSFANGSAKEVIIGKVASEKLNKTIGDTLTLNQKKYKITGIFETGDLQQDGGAFLSLENLQDIEDKPDKVTMIYVKIKKDANVDEVTKVIEDKYGNDVTTIASLEDLQSVDQGLNTIDTASWAISILAIVIGGIGVINTMIMSVFERTREIGVLKAVGWKNRRILGMILGESIVLTLVAGIVGSIMGVLAIQILLPLGMEGFIKPVYSSDVFIRGFLVALIVGLIGGFYPAYRASKLPPTEALRYE from the coding sequence ATGTCGTTTTTCTCGTTAATTCTAAAAAATCCATTTAGAAATAAAACCAGAAGCGCACTGGCAATTGTAGGCATAGCAATTGGAATAGCAACCATTGTAGCACTGGGAATAATTACGGATGGACTAAAAACGTCAACTGAAGAAACACTGAAGGCCGGAGGATCTGATTTTTCAGTAGTAGAATCTAATGTGTCGGATATGTTCCTCAGTAAGATAGATGAAAGTTATATTAACAAAATAAAATCAGTTAATGGAGTTGAAGATGCTGTTGGAGTTTTAACTGCCATTCAGCCAATTGGAGGAAATCCCTATTTTGTTTTAATTGGGATAGACCCTAATAAGCTGGACATCAGTAACATAAAAATTACCAAAGGAAAATCATTTGCCAATGGCAGTGCCAAGGAAGTTATAATTGGAAAAGTAGCCTCAGAAAAACTAAATAAAACCATCGGAGACACTTTAACTCTTAACCAGAAGAAATATAAAATAACTGGAATATTTGAAACTGGTGATCTTCAGCAAGATGGTGGGGCCTTTTTATCACTAGAAAACCTTCAAGACATTGAGGATAAACCTGACAAGGTCACCATGATCTATGTTAAAATAAAAAAAGATGCTAATGTTGATGAAGTGACCAAGGTCATTGAAGACAAATATGGCAATGATGTCACCACTATTGCATCCTTAGAAGATCTTCAAAGTGTAGACCAGGGTTTGAACACTATTGACACAGCTTCCTGGGCCATATCAATTTTAGCCATTGTTATTGGAGGCATAGGCGTAATAAATACCATGATAATGTCTGTTTTTGAGAGGACCAGAGAAATTGGAGTATTGAAAGCAGTTGGATGGAAAAACCGGAGAATATTAGGAATGATACTTGGAGAATCCATCGTATTGACCCTAGTAGCAGGAATAGTAGGTTCCATAATGGGAGTTCTGGCCATTCAAATTTTACTGCCACTGGGAATGGAAGGATTTATTAAGCCAGTTTACAGTAGCGATGTCTTTATTAGAGGATTTCTAGTGGCCCTTATTGTGGGACTAATTGGAGGATTTTATCCGGCCTATCGGGCCAGCAAATTACCACCAACGGAGGCACTGCGCTATGAATAA
- a CDS encoding 50S ribosomal protein L15e: MYKYVRDAWKNPDNSYVRELMWERAPQWRRESVIQRIDRPTRIDRARSLGYKAKRGYVVVRTRVRRGGRRKSRFKAGRKPKRMGIKKITPKKSIQRIAEERVARKFPNMEVLNSYWVWADGKHKYYEVILVDPNHPVIKSDPKINWICEKQHTGRAFRGLTSQGKKSRGLRNKGKGAEKLR, from the coding sequence ATGTATAAATATGTACGAGATGCATGGAAAAATCCAGACAATTCCTATGTAAGGGAACTTATGTGGGAAAGAGCTCCTCAATGGAGGAGAGAAAGCGTAATTCAAAGAATAGACCGGCCAACCCGTATCGACAGAGCTCGATCCTTAGGTTACAAGGCCAAAAGAGGTTACGTTGTCGTCCGAACTCGCGTTAGGCGTGGTGGACGAAGAAAAAGCCGATTCAAAGCAGGTCGTAAGCCTAAAAGAATGGGTATTAAAAAGATTACTCCTAAAAAGTCCATACAAAGGATTGCTGAAGAGAGAGTCGCCAGAAAATTCCCAAATATGGAAGTGTTAAATTCTTACTGGGTATGGGCAGATGGAAAACATAAATACTATGAAGTTATTTTAGTTGACCCAAACCACCCTGTTATTAAAAGTGATCCTAAAATCAATTGGATCTGTGAAAAACAACACACCGGGCGGGCTTTCCGTGGCTTAACCAGTCAAGGTAAAAAGTCCAGAGGTCTCCGTAATAAAGGAAAAGGTGCTGAAAAATTAAGATAA
- a CDS encoding RNA-binding protein yields the protein MILIKDKDLVVPGEVLAEDDFHAGRGTFREENKICSSVVGLVSIRNKKISVIPLQSKYLPKRGDVVIGEINDIRFSMWGLDINSPYSGLLPASEVFGKEKRELEKVFDVGDVLFLRVIDVDEVKKVKLGLKGRGLGKFKGGILVYITPTKVPRLIGKKGSMINMIKDKTHCDIVVGQNGVVWVKGQPEMERIAEKVIKMIEEQAHTSGLTDRVRDLLAELTGEKVESDDNHEILQSVEDKLETELGTKPDEEHTDLKESAIEEDEGQEEDQLESDQKDQETQQNVHKDEDDAEEGESAEENEAQEKDEVDEKSEDSDESTEEKTPKDEKSSLPRKIIESKFNFNQFKR from the coding sequence GTGATATTAATAAAAGATAAGGACCTTGTAGTTCCTGGTGAAGTGCTGGCGGAAGACGATTTTCACGCTGGTCGAGGAACTTTCAGGGAAGAAAATAAAATATGCTCTTCGGTAGTAGGCTTAGTTTCTATTAGAAATAAGAAAATTAGTGTAATTCCGCTACAAAGTAAATACCTTCCTAAAAGAGGGGATGTGGTTATTGGAGAAATCAATGACATAAGATTCTCTATGTGGGGATTAGATATTAATTCACCTTACTCTGGTCTTTTACCAGCATCAGAAGTATTTGGAAAAGAAAAAAGGGAACTTGAAAAAGTTTTTGATGTTGGTGATGTCCTCTTTTTGAGAGTAATTGATGTTGATGAAGTTAAAAAGGTCAAACTTGGATTAAAAGGTCGTGGATTAGGTAAATTCAAGGGTGGAATATTAGTTTATATCACTCCTACTAAGGTACCTAGACTTATCGGTAAAAAAGGATCCATGATTAATATGATCAAGGATAAAACTCACTGTGACATTGTTGTTGGTCAAAATGGTGTGGTATGGGTCAAAGGACAGCCAGAAATGGAAAGAATTGCTGAGAAAGTCATAAAAATGATTGAAGAGCAGGCCCACACTTCTGGACTGACAGATCGGGTACGGGATTTACTGGCTGAATTAACTGGTGAAAAAGTTGAATCTGATGACAACCATGAAATTCTTCAATCAGTAGAAGATAAACTGGAAACTGAATTGGGTACCAAACCTGATGAGGAGCATACTGATTTAAAAGAATCTGCAATTGAAGAAGATGAAGGCCAAGAAGAAGATCAATTAGAATCTGATCAAAAAGATCAGGAAACTCAGCAAAATGTCCATAAAGATGAAGACGATGCTGAAGAGGGAGAAAGCGCAGAAGAGAATGAAGCGCAGGAAAAAGATGAAGTAGATGAAAAATCTGAAGATTCAGATGAATCTACTGAAGAAAAAACTCCAAAAGATGAGAAAAGTTCTCTCCCTCGTAAAATAATTGAATCTAAATTTAATTTTAATCAGTTTAAGAGGTGA
- a CDS encoding lipoprotein-releasing system ATP-binding protein LolD, which yields MNNQNAEIISNNKSSDEKTATNIVEIKNLKKSFDHGKITALNGLNLEIKEGEFVSIIGPSGSGKSTLLNMIGALDKADAGDITVSGIDLIRKKDLSDFRSQEIGFIFQLHNLIPNLSVLENVEVPMFESKISGKDMRKRALELLDYVELSDKIKRKPTELSGGERQRVAIARALANKPSIILADEPTGSLDSKTGQVILQRLKELHEKENVTLIMVTHDMNVASLADRTIEVLDGQVQN from the coding sequence ATGAATAATCAGAATGCAGAAATTATTTCCAATAATAAATCAAGTGATGAAAAAACCGCCACCAACATTGTGGAAATAAAAAATCTGAAAAAAAGTTTTGACCATGGTAAAATAACTGCATTAAATGGCCTTAATCTTGAAATAAAAGAAGGAGAATTTGTATCCATAATTGGACCATCAGGTTCTGGGAAATCTACTCTTTTAAACATGATTGGGGCACTTGATAAAGCAGATGCTGGAGATATTACTGTTTCAGGAATTGATCTAATCCGAAAGAAGGATTTAAGTGATTTTAGATCTCAAGAAATTGGATTTATCTTCCAGTTGCATAATCTAATTCCGAATTTAAGTGTACTGGAAAATGTAGAAGTTCCTATGTTTGAGAGTAAAATTTCTGGAAAAGACATGCGAAAACGGGCCTTGGAGCTTCTGGATTATGTTGAGCTTTCTGATAAAATAAAAAGAAAACCAACTGAACTTTCCGGAGGAGAAAGGCAGCGAGTGGCCATTGCCAGAGCTTTAGCTAATAAACCTTCCATAATATTGGCTGATGAGCCAACCGGATCACTGGATTCAAAAACAGGTCAGGTGATCTTACAAAGGTTGAAAGAATTGCATGAAAAGGAAAATGTGACTCTGATTATGGTCACTCACGACATGAATGTGGCCTCACTGGCAGATAGGACCATAGAAGTTCTGGACGGGCAAGTTCAGAACTAA